The Vigna unguiculata cultivar IT97K-499-35 chromosome 6, ASM411807v1, whole genome shotgun sequence genome contains a region encoding:
- the LOC114188573 gene encoding sugar transport protein 1-like: MYLAAMIGSLLASTFTRLFGRLETMFFGNLFFHLGMMLWCFHQEQLMVSCVFLGFGIGWTFQSVPIYISEFAPYKYRRALNVLFQLAITIGIFVANVLNYIFSRKNGEEWFYNLLDYALVSAVITTLSLMFPLIFHLDTPSSLIVRDFNKRAKITLIRIRGTTNVKEEFEDLVVASESSKVVKHPWVSLLKRQYRPQLTFAIVIPFFQQLTGMNMIVYNAPVLFKTIGFEANASLLFAMITGCCNVIATFVSIFTVDKFGRRSLFLKGVIQMFICQVVIAIAIACKFGFDGNPGMLPKWYIIMVVCGICVYVTGIAWSWGPLGCLVPSEIFPLEVRSSAQSITVSMNMIFTFVVIQNFTNIFCHMKLGLFIFFACFIIVMSTFIDSLLPETKEVPIEKMHVVWQSHPYWKKFVKQTDVTTNGGS, translated from the exons ATGTATTTGGCTGCTATGATTGGATCATTGTTGGCATCCACTTTCACTCGACTCTTCGGGAGACTCGAAACCATGTTCTTTGGAAATTTGTTCTTTCATCTGGGCATGATGTTGTGGTGTTTTCATCAAGAACAGTTAATGGTTAGTTGCGTCTTCTTGGGTTTTGGAATTGGATGGACCTTTCAG tCTGTGCCGATATATATATCGGAATTTGCTCCCTATAAATACAGAAGAGCTCTTAATGTGTTGTTTCAATTGGCAATAACTATTGGCATCTTTGTTGCAAATGTTCTCAACTACATTTTCTCTCGGAAGAACGGAGAAGAATGGTTCTATAACTTATTAGATTATGCACTAGTTTCTGCTGTTATAACGACCCTTAGTCTAATGTTTCCTCTAATCTTTCATCTGGATACACCAAGTTCTTTGATTGTACGAGATTTTAATAAGAGGGCTAAGATAACACTTATTAGGATTCGAGGAACTACAAATGTAAAGGAGGAGTTTGAGGATCTTGTGGTAGCAAGTGAATCCTCAAAAGTAGTAAAACACCCTTGGGTCTCTTTGTTAAAGAGACAGTATAGACCCCAACTCACATTTGCCATAGTCATTCCCTTCTTCCAACAACTTACTGGTATGAATATGATTGTATATAATGCTCCTGTTTTGTTCAAAACCATTGGTTTTGAAGCCAATGCTTCTCTCTTGTTTGCCATGATTACTGGATGCTGCAATGTAATTGCCACTTTTGTCTCCATATTCACGGTTGACAAATTTGGTAGGCGAAGTCTTTTCTTGAAAGGAGTAATACAAATGTTTATTTGTCAGG TTGTGATAGCCATAGCAATTGCGTGCAAATTTGGATTTGATGGAAACCCAGGAATGTTACCAAAGTGGTATATTATTATGGTTGTGTGTGGCATATGTGTGTACGTGACAGGAATAGCATGGTCTTGGGGTCCTCTAGGATGTTTGGTTCCAAGCGAGATTTTTCCACTTGAAGTGCGTTCAAGTGCACAAAGTATCACTGTCTCCATGAACATGATATTCACCTTTGTCGTTATACAAAATTTCACCAACATATTTTGTCACATGAAGTTGGGATtgttcattttctttgcatGTTTCATCATTGTGATGAGCACATTCATTGACTCTCTTCTACCAGAGACTAAGGAAGTTCCCATTGAAAAAATGCATGTTGTGTGGCAAAGTCATCCTTATTGGAAGAAGTTTGTTAAACAAACCGATGTCACAACcaatggcggatcttga
- the LOC114188574 gene encoding sugar transport protein 1-like, producing MREAFIPNESFGRNYPQKLTFTVFMICFGAALSGLMAGYVLGMAGGVTLMDSFLKEFYPEVYQNHNIINDQYCKFDSPILTWFISSLYLAAMIGSLLASTFTRLYGRLETRFFGNLFFHFGIMVWCFPQQQSSMLMVGCVLLGFGIGWTFQSVPIYISEFAPYKYRGALNMLFQLTITIGIFVANVFNYIFSRMESGEEWFVNLLYYATFPAVMTTLSLMFPLIFRLDTPISLIVRGFNKRAKITLIRIRGTTNVKEEFEDLLVASESSKVVKHPWVSLLKRQYRPQLTFAIVIPFFQQLTGMNVIVYNAPVLFKTIGFEANASLLFAMITGCCNVIATLVSIFTVDKFGRRSLFLKGVIQMFICQIVIAIAIACKFGFDGNPGMLPKWYVIVVVCGICVYVTGIAWSWGPLGCLVPSEIFPLEVRSSAQSITVSMNMIFTFVVIQNFTNIFCHMKLGLFIFFACFIIVMSTFIDSLLPETKEVHIEKMHVVWQSHPYWKKFVKQTDVTTIRNEY from the exons ATGAGAGAAGCTTTTATtccaaatgaatcttttggaaGGAATTATCCACAAAAATTGACATTTACAGTTTTCATGATCTGTTTTGGAGCTGCATTAAGTGGATTAATGGCTGGTTATGTACTGGGTATGGCAGGTGGTGTGACTTTAATGGATTCTTTTCTGAAGGAATTCTACCCAGAAGTATACCAAAATCATAACATCATAAACGATCAATATTGTAAATTTGACAGTCCAATATTGACATGGTTCATATCATCTCTGTATTTGGCTGCTATGATTGGATCATTGTTAGCATCCACTTTCACTCGACTCTACGGGAGACTCGAAACCAGGTTCTTTGGGAATTTGTTCTTTCACTTTGGCATTATGGTGTGGTGTTTTCCTCAACAACAATCTTCGATGTTAATGGTTGGTTGCGTCTTATTGGGTTTTGGAATTGGATGGACCTTTCAG tCTGTGCCGATATATATATCGGAATTTGCTCCCTATAAATACAGAGGAGCTCTTAATATGCTGTTTCAATTGACAATAACTATTGGCATCTTTGTTGCAAATGTCTTCAACTACATTTTCTCTCGGATGGAGAGCGGAGAAGAATGGTTCGTTAACTTATTATATTATGCAACATTTCCTGCTGTTATGACGACCCTCAGTCTAATGTTTCCTCTAATCTTTCGTCTGGATACACCAATTTCTTTGATTGTACGAGGTTTTAATAAGAGGGCTAAGATAACACTTATTAGGATTCGAGGAACTACAAATGTAAAGGAGGAGTTTGAAGATCTTTTGGTAGCAAGTGAATCCTCAAAAGTAGTAAAACACCCTTGGGTCTCTTTATTAAAGAGACAATACAGACCCCAACTCACATTTGCCATAGTCATTCCCTTCTTCCAACAACTTACTGGTATGAATGTGATTGTATATAATGCTCCTGTTTTGTTCAAAACCATTGGTTTTGAAGCCAATGCTTCTCTCTTGTTTGCCATGATTACTGGATGCTGCAATGTAATTGCCACTCTTGTCTCCATATTCACGGTTGATAAATTTGGTAGGCGAAGTCTTTTCTTGAAAGGAGTAATACAAATGTTTATTTGTCAG ATTGTGATAGCCATAGCAATTGCATGCAAATTTGGATTTGATGGAAACCCAGGAATGTTACCAAAGTGGTATGTTATTGTGGTTGTGTGTGGCATATGTGTGTACGTGACAGGAATTGCATGGTCTTGGGGTCCTCTAGGATGTTTGGTTCCAAGCGAGATTTTTCCACTTGAAGTGCGTTCAAGTGCACAAAGTATCACTGTCTCCATGAACATGATATTCACCTTTGTCGTTATACAAAATTTCACCAACATATTTTGTCACATGAAGTTGGGATtgttcattttctttgcatGTTTCATCATTGTGATGAGCACATTCATTGACTCTCTTCTACCAGAGACTAAGGAAGTTCACATTGAAAAAATGCATGTTGTGTGGCAAAGTCATCCTTATTGGAAGAAGTTTGTTAAACAAACCGATGTTACAACTATTAGGAATGAGTATTAG
- the LOC114186822 gene encoding glycine-rich protein 1-like, protein MEAGAAAGAVAGAVAGAAAGASAGAAAGASAGAAGASAGAAAGAAAGASAGASAGASAGASAGASTATTAGTTAGAAAGAAAGAAAGAAAGATAGAAAGAAVVGVAAGGSVGEDTVVGAPVGADTVVGAPVGADTVVGAPVVGVAEDAEDTVVATGVPTFIGATGVPTFIGATGVPGLDDDDAMDFALGSLARGGRGAGRGVVDLEANPVRVSLPALLVQVGRIFFRRCLMACFQTAGVLITSAPLTLVEVGYYLMLNLRLGEPW, encoded by the exons ATGGAG GCGGGTGCTGCTGCGGGTGCTGTTGCGGGTGCTGTTGCGGGTGCTGCTGCGGGTGCCTCAGCGGGTGCTGCTGCTGGTGCCTCCGCGGGTGCTGCAGGTGCCTCTGCAGGTGCTGCCGCGGGTGCTGCCGCGGGTGCCTCCGCGGGTGCCTCTGCAGGTGCCTCTGCAGGTGCCTCTGCGGGTGCTTCCACTGCCACCACCGCGGGCACCACCGCGGGTGCTGCCGCAGGTGCTGCCGCAGGAGCTGCTGCAGGTGCCGCCGCAGGAGCTACTGCAGGTGCTGCCGCAGGAGCCGCTGTTGTTGGAGTTGCTGCGGGTGGATCCGTCGGTGAGGACACCGTTGTTGGAGCCCCCGTCGGTGCGGACACCGTTGTTGGAGCCCCCGTCGGTGCGGACACCGTTGTTGGAGCCCCCGTTGTTGGAGTTGCCGAGGACGCCGAGGATACTGTGGTCGCCACCGGCGTTCCTACTTTCATTGGTGCCACCGGCGTTCCTACTTTCATTGGTGCCACCGGCGTTCCTGGTTTGGATGATGATGATGCCATGGATTTTGCCCTTGGGAGTTTG GctcgtggtggtcgtggtgctGGTCGTGGGGTAGTAGACCTGGAAGCGAATCCCGTACGAGTATCCCTACCAGCACTTTTAGTACAGGTAGGGAGAATCTTTTTCCGGAGATGTTTGATGGCATGCTTCCAAACGGCGGGGGTACTAATTACTAGTGCACCTCTTACTCTCGTCGAGGTAGGGTACTACTTGATGCTCAACCTTCGACTTGGCGAGCCATGGTAA